One stretch of Chryseobacterium sp. LJ668 DNA includes these proteins:
- a CDS encoding PadR family transcriptional regulator → MKNNSLYKGTLQNIILKLLSKEVKMYGYQMTQRAKDLTEGELEMTEGALYPLLHKLEGDGIISSEIQKINGRDRKYYLLTEKGKRQQAAQEAEMKTYLFNLNTIFNI, encoded by the coding sequence AAAAACAACAGTCTTTACAAAGGAACTTTGCAAAATATCATTTTAAAATTACTTTCAAAAGAGGTGAAAATGTATGGTTATCAAATGACACAACGAGCAAAAGATCTTACAGAAGGTGAATTGGAGATGACTGAAGGAGCGTTATATCCTTTGTTGCATAAATTAGAAGGTGATGGAATCATCAGTTCCGAAATTCAGAAAATCAATGGGCGAGACCGCAAGTATTACCTTTTAACAGAGAAAGGAAAAAGGCAACAAGCCGCTCAGGAAGCCGAAATGAAAACTTATTTATTTAATCTTAATACAATTTTTAATATATGA